The following nucleotide sequence is from bacterium BMS3Abin14.
GGTTAGCGAACTTCTTGTAAACGGGACGAGTGGCTTCCTGGAATTTCACCAGTTGCTCCGGACTGAGCCGGGTAACGATGGTTCCGCTCTCCCGGATCGTCTTGAGGTACCCTGCCTCACGTCTTGCGGTCTCCTCACGCTCGAAGCTCGTCATCTCCCGTGCAGTGTCAACAAGGATCTTCTGATATTCCGGCTTCAGTCCGTCGAACCACTTCTTGCTGAAGACGAAAGCGTAGCCAAGGTACGCGTGGTTGCTGATGATCAGGTTCGACTGGACTTCGTAGAACTTCATCTTGGTGATGGAAACGAGGGGGTTCTCCTCGCACTCCACCACGTGTTGCTGAAGGGCGTTGTAGGTTTCGCCAAAGGAGATGGGCACCGGATTCGCACCGAGAGCCTTGAACTGCTCCATGATTATGGGGCTCTGCATGACCCGGACCTTGTAACCCTTGAAGTCCGAGGGTTTCTGAATAAGATGGTTGCAGGTGAACTGCTTGAATCCGCTCTCCCAAAAGGTGACTCCTTTAAGGCCGACCTTGTCAAGGGTGGCAAGAAGCCTGTCGCCGGTTTTGCTGTCAAGGACTTTGTGGGCAACGGCAGGGGAAGGGAACAGGAAGGGCAAATCGATCAATTGCAGGGCCGGCACGAAATTGCTCAGCTTTGCCGTGGGAATGATGCCACCCTGAATGGCGCCGAACTGCATCTGCTGTGTCGCCTCCACGTCGTTTCCAAGCGCATTGCTGGGAAAGATCTTCACCTTGATCCCGCCGTTGGTTCTGTTTTCCACTGCCGTTTTGAACTTCTCAGCCGCCAGGTGCTGGGCGCTGTCCTCCGGAA
It contains:
- the yiaO gene encoding 2,3-diketo-L-gulonate-binding periplasmic protein YiaO precursor gives rise to the protein MIKSKKAEVAQNVLRVFMVIAVTTAAVLGTIGISAAAIELKFHHDLPEDSAQHLAAEKFKTAVENRTNGGIKVKIFPSNALGNDVEATQQMQFGAIQGGIIPTAKLSNFVPALQLIDLPFLFPSPAVAHKVLDSKTGDRLLATLDKVGLKGVTFWESGFKQFTCNHLIQKPSDFKGYKVRVMQSPIIMEQFKALGANPVPISFGETYNALQQHVVECEENPLVSITKMKFYEVQSNLIISNHAYLGYAFVFSKKWFDGLKPEYQKILVDTAREMTSFEREETARREAGYLKTIRESGTIVTRLSPEQLVKFQEATRPVYKKFANQIGQNLLDAFYQEIKKDSK